A window of Nodularia sp. LEGE 06071 contains these coding sequences:
- the hisB gene encoding imidazoleglycerol-phosphate dehydratase HisB, whose translation MQTSDRLNSSYTARVASVHRTTGETDIKVTVNLDGTGICTAATGIPFLDHMLHQISSHGLIDLNVQAQGDWEIDDHHTNEDVGITLGQAFSQALGNRKGIVRFGNFLAPLDEALVQVALDFSGRPHLSYGLSIPTQRVGTYDTQLVREFFVALVNHSQMTLHIRQLDGINSHHIIEATFKAFARATRMAVEIDSRRAGTIPSSKGIL comes from the coding sequence ATGCAAACAAGCGATCGCCTCAATTCAAGTTACACTGCTCGCGTTGCCTCTGTTCATCGCACCACTGGCGAAACTGATATCAAAGTTACTGTCAACTTGGATGGTACAGGTATCTGCACAGCAGCCACCGGGATTCCGTTTTTGGATCATATGTTGCATCAAATTTCCTCCCACGGGCTGATTGACTTAAATGTCCAAGCCCAAGGGGACTGGGAAATTGATGACCACCACACGAATGAAGATGTGGGTATCACTTTAGGACAAGCTTTTAGTCAAGCTCTCGGTAACAGGAAAGGTATCGTTCGTTTCGGTAATTTTCTCGCACCTTTAGATGAAGCTTTAGTGCAAGTGGCGCTGGATTTTTCTGGAAGACCTCATCTGAGCTATGGTTTGTCAATTCCTACCCAGCGCGTGGGAACCTATGACACTCAGCTAGTACGCGAATTCTTTGTCGCATTGGTCAACCATAGCCAAATGACACTGCATATTCGGCAATTGGATGGAATTAACTCCCATCATATTATTGAGGCGACATTTAAAGCTTTTGCTAGGGCTACCCGCATGGCTGTGGAAATTGATTCCCGTCGTGCTGGTACAATTCCCAGTTCTAAGGGTATTCTATAG
- a CDS encoding ABC transporter ATP-binding protein has protein sequence MKSGVDIPDNQLNTIDNPPVVLTADLRKVYRTGFWMNQKVVSLKSCSVKVYKGETFGLLGPNGAGKTTLLKLLLGIIRPSSGKGLLLGQPLGDRHTKQLIGYLPENPYLYDYLTGWEFLQLAAGLFQIPQKLQRQRIPQLLELVGLSLVDARKKPMRRYSKGMLQRVGMAQALINDPELIFLDEPMSGLDPVGRYQMREIILSLKAAGKTIFFNSHVLSEVEKICDRIAILSQGEVICSGSLEELLGSDQTYYIKGRGGDSEVLKQWIPNLAFEGDGSWQGTLQEDYYDFLASLRLMKGQIITMNLSRHSLEEFFIQQLQQHKSVH, from the coding sequence ATGAAGTCTGGTGTAGACATCCCCGATAATCAACTGAATACTATTGATAACCCGCCAGTAGTCCTAACTGCTGATTTGCGAAAAGTCTATCGCACGGGTTTTTGGATGAATCAAAAAGTTGTATCTCTCAAAAGCTGTTCTGTTAAGGTCTACAAAGGGGAAACCTTTGGTTTATTAGGGCCAAATGGGGCTGGGAAAACTACCCTTTTAAAACTGTTGTTGGGAATTATCCGCCCCAGTTCGGGAAAGGGTTTATTATTGGGACAGCCATTAGGCGATCGCCATACCAAGCAACTGATTGGCTACCTCCCAGAAAATCCCTATTTATATGACTATCTGACTGGCTGGGAATTTCTCCAGCTAGCTGCGGGGTTATTTCAGATTCCCCAAAAGTTGCAACGTCAACGCATTCCCCAACTGCTGGAATTAGTCGGTTTATCCCTAGTCGATGCGCGGAAAAAGCCGATGCGTCGCTATTCTAAAGGGATGTTACAGCGTGTTGGTATGGCACAAGCACTAATTAATGATCCGGAATTGATCTTTCTCGACGAACCCATGTCTGGTTTAGATCCTGTGGGACGTTACCAAATGCGGGAAATTATCCTATCGCTGAAAGCCGCAGGTAAAACTATTTTCTTCAATAGTCATGTGCTGAGTGAAGTGGAAAAAATTTGCGATCGCATCGCTATCCTCTCTCAAGGTGAAGTCATTTGTTCTGGTTCTTTAGAGGAACTATTAGGCAGTGATCAAACATACTACATCAAAGGTCGCGGTGGAGACTCCGAGGTTCTGAAACAGTGGATACCTAATCTCGCTTTTGAGGGTGATGGTTCTTGGCAAGGGACATTACAAGAAGATTACTATGATTTTCTTGCTAGTCTCCGTTTGATGAAGGGGCAAATAATTACTATGAACTTATCTCGTCATTCTCTCGAAGAATTTTTTATCCAACAGTTACAACAACATAAATCCGTTCATTAG
- a CDS encoding LuxR C-terminal-related transcriptional regulator codes for MPNSLYVVFQAIANVNNEQQLRLALMDKIGEYFGVQHCGIYLIDEQPSSEINVQTIPAVCMENNPVGRYVVERHAPAHEQLILSPGDWKHFCSRQDHEHVMTGPIVCDGRLVGTLNLARNQGTEAFNADDIADLSALCIHLSAKLATLRAKEAKISNSLLVSPLTARELEIAELVAQGLTNAQIGGQLWITQNSVKQALKRMFRKLGVSARTEMVAKLHLISVN; via the coding sequence ATGCCTAATTCTCTTTACGTTGTATTTCAAGCGATCGCTAATGTCAACAACGAGCAGCAACTCAGACTGGCTCTCATGGATAAAATTGGTGAGTATTTTGGCGTACAACATTGCGGTATCTATCTGATCGATGAACAGCCAAGTTCGGAAATTAATGTTCAGACTATTCCCGCAGTCTGTATGGAGAATAACCCAGTCGGGCGCTATGTGGTGGAACGGCACGCTCCCGCCCATGAACAATTAATATTATCACCAGGAGATTGGAAACATTTTTGTTCGCGTCAAGACCATGAACACGTAATGACTGGGCCGATTGTTTGTGATGGTCGTCTGGTTGGAACTTTAAATTTAGCCCGTAACCAAGGAACTGAAGCTTTTAATGCCGATGACATCGCAGATTTAAGCGCTTTATGCATTCATTTATCAGCCAAACTTGCCACTCTGCGAGCCAAAGAAGCAAAAATATCCAATTCGCTGTTAGTCAGTCCTTTAACCGCCCGTGAGCTAGAAATTGCGGAATTGGTAGCACAGGGGTTAACAAATGCACAAATTGGTGGACAACTTTGGATAACGCAAAATTCTGTCAAGCAAGCCCTGAAACGGATGTTTCGGAAGCTTGGCGTTTCAGCTCGGACTGAGATGGTAGCAAAACTACATTTGATCTCTGTTAATTAG
- a CDS encoding DUF3386 domain-containing protein produces MTITKLSAQELFRAAYENRYTWDSTFPGYTADITYKYDEQVFTGKVIIDGNLKAEVLEVEDEAAKKAIHGQAWEIAIHRVRRSFEDTHSANQFSYGNTDETGATEILVGGKGEGDKYKVRNNEVCHVHRLIHGTFVTIDTFSSHDTGAGYLSHTYDSVYHDPKTGEQKGGRSEFTDEYEKVGEYFILNRREIRTETAGKVSTQEFVFSNLKLL; encoded by the coding sequence ATGACAATTACAAAACTTTCGGCTCAGGAACTTTTCCGAGCTGCTTATGAAAATCGCTACACTTGGGATAGCACTTTTCCCGGTTATACCGCAGATATTACTTATAAATACGACGAGCAAGTATTTACAGGTAAAGTAATCATTGACGGTAACCTGAAAGCCGAAGTCTTGGAAGTAGAAGATGAAGCTGCCAAAAAAGCCATCCACGGTCAAGCTTGGGAAATTGCGATTCACCGTGTCCGTCGTAGCTTTGAAGATACCCACAGCGCCAATCAATTCAGCTATGGTAACACTGACGAAACCGGCGCAACTGAAATTTTAGTTGGTGGTAAAGGTGAAGGCGATAAATATAAAGTTCGCAATAATGAAGTTTGCCACGTTCACCGTTTAATCCACGGTACTTTTGTGACTATTGACACTTTCAGCAGTCATGATACCGGAGCCGGTTACTTGTCTCACACCTATGACTCTGTATACCATGACCCCAAAACAGGTGAACAAAAGGGTGGTAGAAGTGAGTTTACCGATGAATATGAAAAAGTTGGTGAATATTTCATTTTAAATCGTCGTGAGATTCGCACTGAAACAGCCGGAAAAGTTTCTACTCAAGAGTTTGTGTTCTCGAACCTGAAACTGTTGTAA
- the glgB gene encoding 1,4-alpha-glucan branching enzyme: MSMTTIVPEQVNRIVGNQHHDPFEILGSHCIEQNGKKVWAVRAYLPNASAAWVVLPEQRQEYPMQTVHDPHFFECTIEVAELTNYQLRIKEGEHERVTYDPYAFRSPNLTDFDLHLFSEGNHHRIYEKMGAHPTEIKGVKGVYFAVWAPNARNVSLLGDFNLWDGRKHQMRKGPTGVWELFIPEIGVGEHYKYEIKNFEGHIYEKSDPYGFQQEARPKTASIVTDLSAYTWNDEDWMEKRRHTDPLTQPVSVYEVHLGSWLHASSSEPAKLPNGETEPVVVVSELKPGARFLSYRELADRLIPYVKEMGYTHLELLPIAEHPFDGSWGYQVTGYYAPTSRFGSAEDFMYFVDKCHENEIGVIVDWVPGHFPKDGHGLAFFDGSHLYEHSDPRKGEHKEWGTLVFNYNRHEVRNFLVANALFWFDKYHIDGIRVDAVASMLYLDYCREPGEWLTNQYGGRENLEAAEFLRQVNHVLFSYFPGILSIAEESTSWPMVSWPTYTGGLGFNLKWNMGWMHDMLDYFSMDPWFRQFHQNNITFSMWYNHSENFMLALSHDEVVHGKSNMIGKMPGDTWQKLANVRCLFSYMFAHPGKKTMFMSMEFGQWSEWNVWADLEWQLLQYEDHQQLKQFFQDMNHLYRSEPALYTQDFAQDGFEWIDCSDNRHSVVSFVRYDKDSDDFVIVVCNFTPQPHSHYRIGVPQQGFYTELFNSDARPYGGSNMGNLGGKWTDNWSLHSRPYSLDLCLPPLGVLMLKFDKQKTAELMA, from the coding sequence ATGTCCATGACCACAATTGTCCCAGAACAGGTTAACCGTATAGTAGGGAATCAGCATCACGATCCCTTTGAAATACTAGGTTCTCATTGCATAGAACAAAATGGCAAAAAAGTCTGGGCTGTGCGAGCCTACCTACCAAATGCCAGTGCCGCATGGGTAGTTCTGCCTGAGCAACGTCAGGAATACCCGATGCAGACAGTACATGATCCGCATTTTTTTGAATGCACAATTGAAGTAGCAGAACTGACAAACTACCAACTACGAATCAAAGAAGGCGAACATGAGCGTGTCACTTATGACCCCTACGCCTTTCGTTCTCCAAATTTGACAGACTTTGATTTGCATTTGTTTTCCGAAGGCAATCATCACCGGATATACGAGAAAATGGGAGCGCACCCCACAGAAATCAAGGGTGTCAAAGGTGTTTATTTTGCCGTTTGGGCCCCCAATGCTCGTAACGTTTCCTTGCTAGGAGATTTCAACCTCTGGGACGGACGTAAACACCAGATGCGGAAAGGCCCCACCGGGGTTTGGGAATTATTCATTCCGGAAATCGGGGTGGGAGAGCATTACAAATATGAAATTAAAAATTTTGAAGGACATATTTACGAAAAATCCGATCCTTACGGTTTCCAGCAAGAAGCCCGACCGAAAACAGCATCCATTGTCACTGATTTAAGTGCTTACACTTGGAATGATGAAGACTGGATGGAAAAGCGTCGTCACACCGACCCTCTCACTCAACCCGTCTCAGTTTACGAAGTGCATTTAGGTTCTTGGTTACACGCTTCTAGTTCAGAACCAGCAAAATTACCCAATGGTGAGACAGAACCTGTAGTTGTGGTTTCCGAACTCAAACCAGGCGCACGCTTCCTGAGCTACAGAGAACTAGCAGACCGACTGATTCCCTATGTCAAAGAAATGGGATACACCCATTTAGAACTGCTACCCATTGCCGAACATCCCTTTGATGGTTCTTGGGGTTACCAAGTAACCGGATATTATGCCCCTACCTCCCGGTTTGGGAGCGCTGAAGATTTCATGTATTTTGTGGACAAATGTCACGAAAACGAAATTGGCGTAATTGTTGATTGGGTTCCCGGTCACTTTCCCAAAGATGGTCATGGTTTAGCCTTCTTTGATGGTAGTCACCTTTATGAACACTCCGATCCCCGCAAAGGCGAACACAAGGAATGGGGTACTTTAGTCTTCAACTACAATCGTCACGAAGTCAGGAATTTCCTGGTAGCCAATGCCCTGTTCTGGTTTGACAAATATCATATTGATGGAATTCGGGTTGATGCTGTCGCCTCGATGCTTTACCTTGACTATTGCCGTGAACCAGGAGAATGGTTAACTAACCAATATGGTGGCAGAGAAAACTTAGAAGCAGCAGAATTTTTGCGTCAGGTAAATCACGTTCTTTTCAGTTATTTTCCTGGTATCCTCTCAATTGCGGAAGAATCCACTTCTTGGCCGATGGTATCTTGGCCTACCTACACAGGCGGATTAGGCTTTAACTTAAAGTGGAATATGGGCTGGATGCACGATATGCTAGATTACTTCAGCATGGACCCGTGGTTCCGCCAGTTCCATCAAAATAATATTACCTTTAGTATGTGGTATAACCACAGTGAAAACTTCATGCTGGCTTTGTCCCATGATGAAGTGGTACATGGCAAGAGCAACATGATCGGCAAAATGCCTGGTGATACATGGCAGAAGTTAGCAAATGTGCGTTGTTTATTTAGCTATATGTTCGCTCACCCAGGCAAGAAAACCATGTTTATGAGCATGGAATTTGGGCAATGGAGTGAGTGGAATGTCTGGGCAGATTTGGAGTGGCAATTATTACAGTATGAAGACCACCAACAATTAAAGCAGTTTTTCCAGGACATGAACCATCTTTACCGTTCTGAACCGGCTTTATATACCCAGGATTTTGCCCAGGATGGCTTTGAGTGGATTGATTGTAGCGATAACCGTCATAGCGTAGTTTCCTTTGTCCGTTATGACAAGGATTCTGATGATTTCGTGATCGTGGTTTGCAACTTCACACCCCAACCCCATTCTCACTACCGCATTGGTGTACCACAACAAGGATTTTATACCGAGTTGTTTAATAGTGATGCTCGTCCCTACGGTGGCAGTAATATGGGCAACTTAGGCGGTAAATGGACAGATAACTGGTCATTGCACAGTCGTCCTTATTCGCTGGATTTATGTTTGCCACCTTTGGGTGTGTTGATGCTGAAGTTCGATAAGCAAAAGACTGCTGAATTAATGGCATAA
- a CDS encoding glutathione S-transferase family protein, translating into MLLLQFSTSHYCRKARLGLGYKQINYKTENLTPGLHILRVKPLTGLKTLPVLLPQMEGQPNAIADSTEIFKFLETYQTEPSLFLPDNEQQTEALMLEDWLDESIGTATRFVYYQFRAGVGKQIDPSLLSQTVISVVRQQYGINKASVELAKNRLVTALSELSIRWQKNDYLVGNQLSVADIAAAALLSPLALIPQYRQGYPWLFERIVQVHQLCYEPLPPGLSEG; encoded by the coding sequence ATGTTGCTACTGCAATTTAGTACATCTCATTATTGTCGCAAAGCCCGACTAGGGCTAGGCTATAAGCAAATTAATTATAAAACTGAAAATCTGACTCCTGGGTTGCATATCCTGCGAGTTAAGCCGCTAACTGGTTTGAAGACTTTGCCGGTTTTGTTACCACAAATGGAAGGTCAACCAAATGCGATCGCTGATTCTACTGAAATTTTCAAGTTTCTGGAAACTTACCAAACAGAACCATCTTTATTCTTACCTGACAATGAACAGCAAACAGAAGCTTTGATGCTAGAGGATTGGTTGGATGAAAGCATCGGTACAGCCACAAGGTTTGTATATTATCAGTTTCGCGCTGGCGTTGGCAAGCAGATTGACCCTTCATTACTGAGCCAAACAGTCATCTCAGTCGTGCGCCAACAATATGGCATCAACAAAGCTAGTGTAGAATTAGCTAAAAATAGACTTGTGACTGCGTTGTCAGAGTTATCTATCCGCTGGCAAAAAAATGATTACTTGGTAGGAAATCAGCTAAGTGTCGCAGATATTGCCGCCGCTGCCCTGCTGAGTCCTCTAGCACTCATTCCCCAGTATCGTCAAGGATATCCCTGGTTATTTGAACGCATTGTGCAAGTCCATCAACTGTGTTATGAACCATTACCGCCGGGGCTGAGTGAGGGTTGA
- a CDS encoding peptidoglycan D,D-transpeptidase FtsI family protein, translated as MQKSPSKLKFRNFRNPAFRRREQPSLLGFMQRFKFTSNTSDQIGNTKSRLFVIWGLLMAAGLGLAINLYQLQIVQGSKLTQRARNQQMVKLRPFVPRRLVVDRSNNVLAVDRPVYTLYAHPKLFNQSNQQMAERLAPILDKTPAELVKTFQSRNSGITVASALPEVSAERVKSLRLNGLELIQQYSRYYPQKNVVADVVGYVNMDRQGQAGVEYSQEKLLERSVQTVQLSRAGNGRLLPNHAPEGFLNFDDLRLQLTIDSRLQRVARTALQAQMEKFQAKRGAVIVMDASNGSLLALTSYPTYNPNEYSKADISLFKNWTVADLYEPGSTFKPLNVAIALENGAIKADDVFNDPGSIQIGKHTIRNAGLNSHGNINIAKILQTSSNIGMVRIIQRMKPSLYYNWLERLGLGQTIETDLPFEVRGQIKGQKEFLGSPIEAATTSFGQGFSVTPLQLVQMHGALANGGKLVTPHVVQGLVDTKGQMHYPPNLPTPRQIFSAATAQTVVEMMETVVLEGTGNAAQIPGYRIAGKTGTSQKASPNGGYIPGARITSFVSILPVESPRYVVFAVADEPKGANAYGSTVAAPIVKAVMEALIPIEGIPPSQQIKSDSQSK; from the coding sequence ATGCAGAAGTCACCGAGTAAATTAAAATTTAGAAATTTTCGGAATCCAGCATTTAGAAGGCGAGAGCAGCCTTCTCTGTTAGGGTTTATGCAGAGGTTTAAGTTTACCTCTAATACTTCAGACCAGATAGGAAATACTAAATCCCGACTATTCGTGATCTGGGGGCTATTAATGGCCGCCGGGTTGGGGCTAGCAATAAATTTGTATCAGTTGCAGATTGTCCAGGGATCAAAGTTAACGCAAAGGGCGCGCAACCAGCAAATGGTGAAATTACGACCTTTCGTTCCCCGTCGCCTAGTGGTAGATCGCAGTAACAATGTCTTAGCAGTTGACCGCCCTGTCTATACCTTGTATGCCCATCCCAAGCTGTTTAATCAGTCTAATCAACAAATGGCAGAACGGCTGGCTCCCATACTGGACAAAACCCCCGCTGAGTTAGTGAAAACTTTTCAAAGCCGAAATAGTGGAATTACAGTGGCTTCGGCTCTCCCGGAAGTCAGCGCGGAGCGCGTGAAATCATTGCGCTTAAATGGCTTGGAATTGATTCAACAATACTCCCGATATTACCCGCAAAAGAATGTGGTTGCAGACGTAGTAGGCTACGTAAATATGGACCGTCAAGGTCAGGCGGGTGTGGAATACAGTCAAGAAAAGTTATTAGAACGTTCGGTGCAGACAGTGCAGCTGAGTCGGGCGGGTAATGGGAGACTGCTGCCAAATCATGCACCGGAAGGATTTCTCAATTTTGACGACCTGCGGCTGCAACTAACTATTGATAGCCGTTTGCAAAGGGTCGCCCGGACAGCTCTCCAAGCACAGATGGAGAAGTTTCAGGCTAAACGTGGGGCGGTGATTGTGATGGATGCCTCAAATGGTTCTTTATTAGCTCTGACTTCTTATCCTACCTATAACCCCAATGAATACTCCAAAGCTGATATTTCTTTGTTTAAAAACTGGACAGTGGCTGATCTTTATGAGCCGGGATCGACTTTCAAGCCGTTGAATGTGGCGATCGCTTTAGAAAATGGTGCCATTAAAGCAGATGATGTGTTTAATGATCCCGGTTCTATTCAGATAGGTAAACACACCATCAGAAATGCCGGACTTAATAGTCATGGAAACATCAACATTGCGAAAATACTGCAAACTTCTAGCAATATTGGCATGGTGCGAATCATTCAACGGATGAAGCCTTCGCTCTATTACAACTGGCTGGAACGCTTAGGACTAGGGCAAACCATTGAGACAGATTTACCCTTTGAAGTTCGGGGACAGATCAAAGGTCAAAAAGAGTTTCTCGGTTCGCCCATTGAAGCAGCAACTACATCCTTTGGGCAAGGCTTCTCTGTGACACCGTTACAGTTGGTGCAAATGCATGGCGCTTTAGCCAATGGTGGTAAATTAGTCACACCCCATGTAGTACAAGGTTTAGTGGATACCAAAGGGCAGATGCATTATCCACCCAATCTGCCCACACCACGCCAAATTTTCTCAGCCGCCACAGCCCAAACCGTTGTGGAAATGATGGAAACTGTTGTATTAGAAGGTACTGGCAATGCGGCACAAATTCCGGGTTATCGCATTGCTGGTAAAACAGGCACATCTCAAAAAGCTAGTCCTAATGGGGGTTATATTCCCGGTGCTAGAATTACCAGTTTCGTGAGTATCTTGCCAGTAGAATCTCCCCGCTATGTGGTTTTTGCCGTAGCAGATGAGCCAAAAGGGGCAAATGCTTACGGTTCTACCGTAGCCGCACCAATTGTCAAAGCCGTAATGGAAGCGTTGATTCCCATTGAAGGGATTCCGCCAAGTCAGCAAATTAAGTCAGACTCTCAATCAAAATAG
- a CDS encoding serine/threonine protein kinase: protein MDKSPPKQLLESIYQQLLPSLQIESVNPHNPIKVNYLPQPWELLGAGNYAVVVYHPDYPDSVVKIYAPGRPGYEEEVEVYRRLGSHRAFSECFYAKDNFLVLKRLYGTTLYDCMHLGLPIPKQVIRDIDAALNYAQNQGLQPHDVHGRNVMMQEGRGLVVDISDFLHVETCSKWNDLKKAYYWFYLPVLYPLRLRVPKSALNIIRKSYRIGTSLKKSFGQLVKRLLKFRLNGRS, encoded by the coding sequence ATGGACAAATCGCCCCCCAAGCAGCTGCTCGAAAGTATTTATCAGCAACTACTGCCTAGCTTACAAATTGAAAGTGTCAATCCCCATAATCCCATCAAGGTTAACTATCTTCCTCAACCCTGGGAGCTGCTGGGCGCAGGAAATTATGCCGTAGTAGTCTATCACCCTGACTACCCTGACTCTGTAGTCAAGATTTATGCCCCAGGAAGGCCAGGCTATGAAGAGGAAGTAGAAGTCTACCGTCGTCTAGGTTCTCATCGGGCGTTCTCTGAGTGTTTCTATGCCAAAGATAACTTTTTAGTCTTGAAACGGCTTTATGGAACGACCCTCTACGATTGTATGCACTTGGGTTTACCTATTCCCAAGCAAGTAATCCGGGATATTGATGCAGCTCTTAACTATGCCCAAAATCAGGGACTCCAACCTCATGATGTCCACGGTCGGAATGTGATGATGCAGGAAGGGAGAGGATTAGTTGTAGATATCTCAGATTTTCTCCATGTAGAAACCTGCTCAAAGTGGAACGACCTGAAAAAGGCTTATTACTGGTTCTATCTTCCGGTGTTGTACCCACTTCGACTGCGCGTGCCAAAATCTGCCTTAAATATCATCCGCAAATCTTATCGTATAGGAACTTCTCTCAAAAAGTCCTTTGGTCAACTAGTCAAAAGATTACTTAAGTTTAGATTAAATGGTCGAAGTTAA
- a CDS encoding glutamate--cysteine ligase — protein MKFYFGIEHEVAFLNQSGKFADFSETKFADFDQIVEKLPTYPNDYAQLRVGDAGIRQKRWYIEGFERFADSDKVIDCLPKGIEIRTTIHSDIQGALTELSESFDLLREVAIGYGFSAVLTSFNPHKTVFEPQPPLNEYELQQLQTYPDESTANIYMVTYGPDLNISVADLPIENVIDIGKKLTYYSPYIVPFSYSSPFYNGGLWDGLSVRTFVRTGKRSAALVFVENQEQLISSIPSLTKIARIPAEVGRIEFKACDSCDDFSIYGALLALLKGLILDKTLLGRATIPDADLHQISAKEGFDNADIFAHAAQLLEVAEVSLGDDSDVDLLTPLKDMLAKRKTKSHQLIEAYQRVGSIEAALQQTYQG, from the coding sequence ATGAAATTTTATTTTGGCATTGAGCATGAAGTCGCTTTCCTTAACCAGTCAGGAAAATTTGCTGATTTTTCCGAGACTAAATTCGCTGACTTTGATCAAATTGTGGAAAAACTGCCCACATACCCCAACGATTATGCACAATTGCGGGTTGGTGATGCGGGGATTAGGCAAAAGAGATGGTACATCGAAGGATTTGAAAGATTTGCTGATTCTGACAAGGTGATTGACTGTCTACCTAAAGGTATCGAAATCAGAACCACTATCCACTCTGATATTCAAGGCGCTTTAACTGAATTATCCGAAAGTTTTGACTTACTGCGGGAAGTAGCGATTGGCTACGGTTTTTCAGCAGTTTTAACGAGTTTTAACCCCCATAAGACTGTATTTGAGCCTCAACCCCCTTTAAATGAATATGAACTCCAACAGCTACAGACCTATCCAGACGAAAGCACTGCTAATATTTACATGGTGACTTATGGGCCAGATTTAAATATTTCAGTGGCAGACTTACCAATTGAAAATGTGATTGATATTGGTAAAAAGTTAACTTATTACAGTCCTTATATCGTTCCTTTTAGTTATAGTTCTCCTTTTTATAATGGGGGATTATGGGATGGTTTATCAGTACGAACTTTTGTCAGAACTGGAAAAAGATCCGCAGCGCTCGTGTTTGTGGAGAACCAAGAACAGCTAATTAGTAGTATCCCTTCATTAACAAAAATTGCCCGCATTCCGGCTGAAGTGGGACGCATTGAATTTAAAGCTTGTGATAGTTGTGATGATTTTTCTATCTATGGGGCTTTGTTGGCATTATTAAAAGGTTTGATATTAGATAAAACTTTATTAGGGAGAGCAACTATACCTGATGCAGATTTACACCAGATTTCTGCAAAAGAAGGCTTTGATAATGCCGATATTTTTGCTCATGCTGCCCAGCTTTTAGAAGTAGCTGAAGTTTCCCTGGGCGATGATTCAGATGTGGATTTATTAACTCCATTAAAAGATATGCTGGCAAAGCGCAAAACTAAATCCCATCAACTAATAGAGGCTTACCAACGTGTAGGTTCTATAGAAGCAGCACTCCAACAGACTTATCAAGGATAG
- a CDS encoding Mo-dependent nitrogenase C-terminal domain-containing protein yields the protein MTTAVQSPYSSEQITAWLRGLLTIAWADGNFDPEEQQLITSLTEDELAPGISLDSLKVIQPEELAAKLGKRTPAAENFTRTAVMVAIANGTYSPSEDQVMQQLYTALEQPQDILESLRHTLAPAKQISTLAPAEAPPQDVLCPLRDWLDGLEIQDPRVARFLCRMIPSQCPFERDITLFGRKIVHIPPLCQINPLYEQLVGLRFRALSYLADECGEDISPYI from the coding sequence ATGACAACAGCCGTTCAATCTCCCTATAGCAGTGAACAGATTACCGCTTGGTTACGTGGACTGCTGACAATTGCCTGGGCAGATGGTAACTTTGATCCTGAAGAACAGCAGTTAATTACCAGTCTGACTGAGGATGAATTAGCTCCAGGAATTTCGTTGGATTCACTAAAAGTAATTCAACCAGAGGAATTAGCTGCAAAGTTGGGTAAAAGAACACCAGCGGCCGAAAATTTTACTCGTACAGCTGTGATGGTGGCGATCGCTAATGGTACATATTCGCCCAGCGAAGATCAAGTCATGCAGCAGTTGTACACGGCTTTGGAACAGCCCCAAGACATCCTAGAGTCCTTACGCCACACCCTAGCACCAGCAAAACAGATTTCCACCCTAGCACCAGCAGAAGCACCTCCACAAGATGTACTGTGTCCCCTGCGTGACTGGCTAGACGGGCTAGAAATCCAAGACCCCAGAGTTGCCAGATTCTTGTGCAGAATGATTCCCTCACAGTGTCCCTTTGAGCGGGATATCACCCTATTTGGGCGCAAAATTGTACATATTCCGCCATTGTGTCAAATCAACCCATTGTATGAGCAACTAGTGGGTTTACGTTTTCGCGCCCTCTCCTATTTAGCAGATGAATGTGGTGAGGATATTTCACCATATATTTAG
- a CDS encoding four helix bundle protein, with protein MSSRRFQELRVYQLSEKLADDIWKIVNSWQPLAQGTLGKQIIRSADSIGANIAEGVGRGSYQDNRRFVKIARGSLYETQHWLRRAYNRNLLTDKQIDALELTINELAPQLNAYLKSIGNVPDDQ; from the coding sequence ATGTCAAGTAGGAGGTTTCAAGAATTACGCGTTTATCAATTGTCTGAAAAATTAGCTGATGACATCTGGAAAATTGTTAATAGTTGGCAGCCATTGGCGCAAGGTACACTAGGTAAACAAATAATCCGTTCAGCAGATAGTATTGGTGCGAATATAGCAGAAGGTGTAGGAAGAGGAAGTTATCAAGATAATCGTCGTTTCGTCAAAATAGCTAGGGGGTCTTTGTACGAAACTCAGCACTGGCTCAGACGAGCATATAATCGTAACTTGCTAACTGATAAACAAATAGATGCATTAGAGCTAACCATCAATGAACTAGCACCCCAATTAAACGCATACCTGAAATCAATTGGTAACGTTCCAGACGACCAATGA